In a genomic window of Mastacembelus armatus chromosome 3, fMasArm1.2, whole genome shotgun sequence:
- the LOC113122284 gene encoding high choriolytic enzyme 1-like, with protein MTAPAGLLLLLLLGLSQAHPLQEGSREENPDTVDITTQILMTNNGTNEILLEGDMLVPRTRNALKCYNQNCRWKKGSNGLVMIPYTISSEFTSSERQVISQAMNAFRSTTCIRFVPRQNENDYISIENLSGCYSSLGRVGGKQVLSLNRQGCIYQGIIQHELNHGLGFQHEQSRSDRDSYVRINWENIAPQNAYNFNKEDTNNLNTPYDYSSIMHYGRTAFSIQGMDTITPIPNPNVPIGQRNGFSQWDITRIKLLYGC; from the coding sequence ATGACTGCCCCTGCAggcctgttgctgctgctcctgcttgGCCTTTCTCAGGCTCATCCTCTCCAGGAaggaagcagagaagaaaaccCAGATACCGTCGACATCACTACCCAGATTCTGATGACCAACAATGGCACCAATGAGATCCTGCTAGAAGGGGACATGCTggttcccagaaccagaaacGCCCTGAAATGCTATAACCAGAACTGCCGGTGGAAGAAAGGCTCCAATGGCTTGGTGATGATCCCCTACACCATTAGCAGTGAGTTCACTAGTTCAGAAAGGCAAGTCATCAGCCAGGCCATGAACGCATTCCGCAGCACAACCTGCATCCGCTTCGTCCCCCGTCAGAACGAGAACGACTACATCAGTATCGAGAACCTGTCTGGATGTTACAGCTCTCTGGGCAGAGTTGGGGGCAAACAGGTGCTCTCTCTCAACAGGCAGGGCTGCATCTACCAAGGCATCATCCAGCATGAGCTCAACCACGGCCTGGGCTTCCAGCACGAGCAGAGCAGGAGCGACCGCGACAGCTACGTCAGGATCAACTGGGAGAACATCGCCCCACAGAATGCCTACAACTTCAACAAGGAGGACACCAATAACCTCAACACTCCCTATGACTACTCCTCCATCATGCACTATGGAAGAACAGCCTTCTCCATCCAGGGGATGGACACCATCACCCCCATCCCTAACCCCAATGTCCCAATTGGTCAGAGAAATGGCTTCTCCCAGTGGGACATCACGAGGATCAAACTGCTCTACGGCTGCTAA
- the LOC113122282 gene encoding solute carrier organic anion transporter family member 3A1-like translates to MPMSLFSHAGARLASGLFREDEECGDEDVGSRPPRKASQFLCANKLLLVRSLRDWRMAMIPACFYCITPEDQCSVSVLTTLERRFNLQSADVGVIASSFEIGNLALILFVSYFGAKAHRPRLIGCGGIVMALGALLSALPEFLTHQYEYEAGDSWHAEDGRDVCSNNTRSENRDSGFKCGNRANTNMMYLLLIGAQVLLGIGATPVQPLGVSYIDDHVHRKDSSLYIGILFSTLVFGPACGFILGSICTKVYVDAVFIDTSKLDITPDDPRWIGAWWGGFLLCGALLFLSALFMFGFPQTLDEQDIDGGGESEQAMLPSSLTMEYQGSKPNGAIHGFDINSGLSVCEHLRVIPRVTRHLLSNPVFSCITLAACMEIAVVAGFAAFLGKYLEQQFNLTTSSANQLLGMTAIPCACLGIFLGGLLVKKLNLSALGAVRMAMLVNLVSTACYVSFLFLGCNTGPVAGVTVAYGNETLASWQQPESACINNCNCYTASVSPVCGSNGVTYLSACFAGCTKPNLTSCTCISSTSEEAVALPGKCPSPGCQQAFLTFLCVICVCSMIGAMAQTPSVIILIRTVSPELKSYALGVLFLLLRLIGFIPPPLIFGMGIDSTCLFWSSVCGEKGACMLYDNVAYRHLYVSIAIVLKSSAFLLYTTTWQCLRKNYKKYIKNSEGYLTPTELFASNVTLDNLGKEITQNPVNRTKFIYNLEDQEMCDNMESVL, encoded by the exons ATGCCCATGTCCCTTTTCTCTCATGCTGGAGCCAGGCTCGCCTCAGGGTTGTTTCGGGAGGACGAGGAGTGTGGGGATGAAGATGTTGGAAGCAGGCCACCCCGCAAAGCATCTCAGTTTCTGTGTGCCAACAAGTTGTTGTTGGTTCGATCGCTCAGGGACTGGAGGATGGCTATGATTCCAGCATGCTTTTACTGTATAACACCCGAAGATCAATGCTCT GTAAGTGTTCTGACCACTCTGGAGAGACGCTTCAACCTCCAGAGTGCCGATGTAGGCGTCATTGCCAGCAGCTTCGAAATTGGCAACCTGGCCCTCATCCTGTTTGTCAGCTACTTTGGCGCCAAGGCCCACAGACCCCGCCTGATTGGCTGTGGTGGAATCGTCATGGCGTTGGGGGCATTGCTGTCAGCCCTGCCAGAGTTCCTGACTCATCAGTATGAATACGAAGCCGGGGACTCGTGGCACGCTGAAGATGGCAGGGATGTCTGCTCCAACAACACTAGGTCAGAAAACCGAGACTCTGGGTTTAAATGTGGCAACCGAGCCAACACCAATATGATGTACCTTCTCCTGATCGGAGCCCAGGTCCTACTGGGCATCGGTGCCACACCTGTCCAGCCTCTTGGAGTGTCCTACATCGATGACCACGTCCACAGGAAGGACTCCTCACTTTATATAG ggattttattttcaacattagTGTTTGGCCCGGCCTGTGGCTTCATCTTAGGTTCTATCTGTACCAAAGTCTACGTTGATGCTGTCTTTATCGACACCA GTAAACTGGACATCACCCCAGATGACCCTCGCTGGATTGGGGCATGGTGGGGCGGCTTCCTCCTCTGCGGTGCCTTACTCTTCCTGTCGGCCCTCTTCATGTTTGGCTTCCCCCAGACACTGGACGAGCAGGACATAGATGGTGGAGGAGAGAGTGAACAGGCTATGCTGCCTTCTTCCTTGACCATGGAGTACCAGGGATCTAAACCTAACGGGGCCATTCATGGTTTTGATATAAACAGCGGACTCTCAGTATGCGAGCATCTTAGAG TAATCCCCCGGGTAACCAGGCACTTACTCTCCAATCCGGTATTCAGCTGTATCACACTGGCAGCCTGCATGGAGATTGCTGTGGTTGCTGGCTTTGCTGCTTTCCTAGGCAAATACCTGGAGCAGCAGTTCAATCTGACCACCTCCTCAGCCAATCAGCTGCTAG GTATGACAGCAATACCCTGTGCCTGTCTGGGCATCTTCCTTGGGGGGCTGCTGGTTAAGAAGCTGAACCTGTCTGCTCTGGGTGCTGTCCGTATGGCCATGCTAGTCAACTTGGTGTCTACTGCCTGCTatgtctcttttctcttcttggGCTGTAACACTGGGCCTGTCGCTGGGGTTACGGTGGCCTATGGCAATGA GACGTTGGCATCCTGGCAGCAACCTGAGTCAGCATGCATCAATAACTGTAACTGCTACACAGCGTCAGTGAGCCCTGTTTGCGGCTCCAACGGAGTCACCTACCTCTCAGCCTGCTTCGCTGGCTGCACCAAACCA AACCTGACCAGCTGTACGTGCATATCCAGCACCAGTGAAGAGGCAGTGGCTTTACCGGGGAAGTGCCCCAGTCCAGGCTGTCAACAGGCCTTCCTCACCTTTCTGTGtgttatctgtgtgtgcagcatgaTTGGAGCCATGGCTCAGACACCCTCCGTCATCATTCTCATCAG aACTGTAAGTCCAGAACTTAAATCGTATGCTCTTGGAGTTCTGTTTTTGCTCCTGAGACTGATAG gCTTCATCCCCCCTCCCCTGATCTTTGGCATGGGCATCGACTCCACCTGTCTCTTTTGGAGCTCAGTCTGTGGCGAGAAAGGCGCCTGCATGCTGTACGACAATGTGGCCTACAGGCATCTGTATGTCAGCATTGCCATAGTCCTCAAGTCATCAGCCTTCCTCCTGTACACCACCACATGGCAGTGTTTGAGAAAGAACTACAAGAAATACATCAAGAACAGTGAGGGATACCTCACACCCACTGAACTCTTTGCCTCCAATGTGACTCTGGACAATTTAGGCAAGGAGATCACGCAGAACCCAGTCAACAGGACAAAGTTCATATACAACCTGGAGGACCAAGAAATGTGTGACAACATGGAGTCAGTTTTATAA